One Bosea sp. 124 genomic window, CGGCGCACGGTCGTAGCATCGGTGTCGCCGGCGACGACCAGAATGGCGTTCTCTGGCGTGTAGAAGCGCTGGTAGTAGGCGAAGGCGTCGTCGCGGTTGAGTTCCTCGATCTCGTGCTCCCAGCCGATGATCGGCGTGCCGTAGGGGTGGTGCACGAAGAGCGCCGAGGAGAACTCCTCGCCGAGCTGGGCGGCCGGGTCGGAATCGACGCGCATCTTGCGCTCTTCCAGCACGACGTCGCGCTCGGGACCAACGACGCTCTCGTCGAAGGCGAGGCCGGTCATGCGGTCCGCCTCGTAATCCATCATCGCGCGCAGATGCTCCTTCGGCACGCGCTGGAAATAGGCGGTGTAGTCGAAGGAGGTGAAGGCGTTCTCCTGCCCGCCATAGCCCGCCACGATCCGGGAGAACTCGCCGGCCGGCCATTTGGCCGTGCCCTTGAACATCAGGTGCTCGAGAAAATGCGCGATGCCGGACTTGCCGGCCGGGTCATCGGCCGAGCCGTTGCGATACCAGACCATATGGGTGACGACCGGCGCGCGATGGTCCGTCACGACGACAACATCCATGCCATTGGCGAGCTGGAAGGACTCGACCGGCTGGGCGGCCTTGGGCTGCTGCGAATGCATGTTCACCTTGGGCCGTCTCCATGACTGGCGCGGATGCGGAGGGCTCGCGCGGAATCACCCGCACAGATGGACAAAAGGCGCGAGCAGCGAAGCCCGCGCCGGAATATCCGGTTCCCACGAGATAGGGAGGCGCGGCGTAGAACGCCAGAGCCAAGCCGTTCTGCCTAGCCGGGCGCCTTTCCCGACTCCGGCATCGCGGCCTCACTGCATCGGGATCTGGCCGGTCAGGAACTCACGCTGGCCGACGGCCTGCTTGTCCTCGACAGGGCCGCCCTGGCCGGGGCCGAGCGCAGCGGAACCGGCCGGGCGACGATAGCCCACCGGCGGCTCGGAAAGCAGGCGCCGCGGCGGCTCCTCGCCATAGGTGAGCTGATCGAGCGCCGCCTGGTTGTGGCGGGTCGCCAGCTCGCGACCGACGCGGATCGGGGCGATCTGGTTGTTGTAGTTGTTGTGATCCTCGGCAACGGCCGGGCGGCCGGCGTCGCGCGTGGTACGGCCGCGGCGCAGCTCCTCCTGGCTGAGCATCGGATTGTTGCGCCAGTTCGGATTGGAGCCAGCCGGCGCGCGGGCGCCCTGCGCCTCGGCGCGGCGGGCGGCGACGTCGGGATCGTTCGGCCAGGCGGCGTTGCGGGTGCTCGCCGGCTCCTGCGGGCGCGGCAGGACCGAGCTCGGGGGCACGACCAGCGGCGGGCGCTGCCGGTACTCGATATCGTCGCCCGGCCGGCCACCCATGACGCCCTCCATCAGGTTCTTGAAGAGCATGCCCTCCTGAGCCAGCGCGGGCTGGGCCGCGAGCAGAAGGCCGCCGGCCAGAAGCAGATGCGTCACGCGGATGCGGTGAGCCATGTCAATCCTCCCTCGGGGATATCTCTTCCCCGTCTCAAACCCCAGGCGAACGGCGAAACGATGGCGAAGACGCAACTATGCCGTCTTTTCCGCGCCCGGACGGAAGGACTCATATAGCAGACCTGCCACCCCGACAACGATTGCGGCGTCGGCGATGTTGAAGATGTACCAGCTGAAGCCGCCCCAATGCAGGTGCACGAAGTCGACAACGGCGCCATAGACGGCGCGGTCGAGCCCGTTGCCGAGCGCGCCGCCGATGACCAGCGCGAGGCTGACCACCGTCAGGGGGCGCTGCTCGCGCCACATCCAGCGCCAGAGCCAGATCGCCGCGACGAAGGAGACTACCACCAGCGCCCAGCGCCCGATATCGGTGCCCTGCTGGAACAGCCCGTAGGAGATGCCGCGGTTCCAGGCGAGCACGATGTTCATGAACGGCGTGACCGCGAAGGGCCCGGTCTCGGCGAGGCGCAGGCCGAAGAGCAGCCAGAGCTTCAGCGCCTGGTCGGCCAGGAAGACGACGAGAACGACGGCGACGCCGAGACGGCGGGCGGCGTTCACGGCGCACCCCGGCCCAGTTCGCGCAGCGCCTTCGCGTCACGCGGCGTCACCGCCGGATAGGCGGCATCCGCCGTCGCCGGGTCGAAATATTTCCAGGAGCGGGCGCATTTGATGCCGGCCGCGCGATGCGGCACCACCGCGACGCCCGGCACCTCGGCGAGGCGGAAGGCCTCGGCCGGCCCCTCCGTGCTCTCGATGCGGATGCCGGAGGTGATGCCGATCTCGGCGAGATCGACCCCCGACAGCGCGGCGCCGAGATCGGCATCCGTGACGAAGACCTGCGGAGCGGCCTCGAGCGAGGAGCCGAGCCGCTTGGCGGCGCGCTCCAGTTCGAGCGCCCCGGTGACGACGCGGCGGACCTTGCGGATCTTGCTCCAGCGCTCGGCGAGTTCCGGGTCGAGCCAGTCGGCCGGCGCCTTCGCGAAGAGTTCGAGATGCACGGAACCGTCGAGCGCCTTCTGTTCCGGATAGCGTTCGAGCCAGGCTTCCTCGGCCGTGAAAACCAGGATCGGAGCGAGCCAGGTCGTCAGGCAGCGGAAGAGATGGTCGACGACCGTCAGCGCGCTCTTGCGGACATGGCTGGAGAGCGGATCGCAATAGAGCGCGTCCTTGCGGACGTCGAAATAGAAGGCCGAGAGTTCGGTGTTCATGAACTGCGAGAGCAGGGTCACGACCTTCTTATAGTCATAGGTCCGATAGGCTTCCTCGACCTGCGGGCCGAGTTCGGCGAGCCGGTGCAGCATCAGCCGCTCCAGCTCCGGCATGGTCTGCGGGTCCGGGACGCGGATGTCCTCGCTGAAATGGGCGAGCGTGCCCAGCATCCAGCGCTGGGTGTTGCGCAGCTTGCGATAGGTCTCGACGAAGGTCTTGAGGATCTCCTTGCCGATGCGGAGATCGTCGGAATAGTCCGCAGCCGCGACCCAGAGGCGCAGGATGTCGGCGCCTGAGTCCTTGATGATGTCCTGCGGGGCGGTGACGTTGCCCTTCGACTTCGACATCTTCTCGCCCCTCTCGTCGAGGCAGAAGCCGTGCGTCAGCACGATGTCGTAAGGCGCGCGGCCGCGCGTGCCGCAGCTTTCGAGCAGCGAGGAATGGAACCAGCCGCGATGCTGGTCGGAACCCTCAAGATACATGACGCGGTCATTGCCGCCGTCGCCGCGCCGCCGCGCCCGCAGATCGGCGCGCTTCTCCAGCGTGAAGGCGTGGGTCGAGCCGGAATCGAACCAGACATCGAGCACGTCGGTGACGCGCTCATAGGCCGCCGGATCGTAGCCGAAGGGCTTCAGGAAGCGGGCGCCGTCAGTGTCGGTGAACCAGGCATCGGCGCCCTCAAGCTCGAAGGCTTCGGCGATGGCGGCGTTGACCTTCGCATCGACGAGGATGTCCTTGGTCTCCTTCTCGACGAAGACGGTGATCGGCACGCCCCAGGCGCGCTGGCGCGAGACCACCCAGTCGGGGCGGTTGGCGATCATGCCGTTGATGCGGTTCTCGCCGGCGGCGGGGACCCATTCGGTCTCCTTGATCGCGCCGAGCGCGACCTCGCGCAGGGTGCGATTGCCGAGCGTATCGACGCCCTTGTCCATCGCGATGAACCATTGCGGCGTGTTGCGGAAGATGACCGGCTTCTTCGAGCGCCAGCTATGCGGATACTGGTGCTTCAGGCGGCCGCGCGCGACGAGGTTGCCGCTGGCCGCCAGCGCCTTGATGACGACGTCGTTGGCGTCGCCCTTGCTCCCGGTCTCGGTGATGACCTGCGCGCCCTCGAAGCCCGGCGCCTCCTTCGTGAACCGGCCATCGGCATCGACGGTGTAGGGGATGCGGGTGTCGATGCCGCGCCGGGCGAGCATCTGGCCGTTCGCCATCCAGACGTCGAAGTCCTCGCGGCCATGGCTCGGCGCGGTGTGGACGAAGCCGGTGCCGGCCTCGTCGGTGACATGGTCGCCGTCGAGCAGGGGGACGTCGAAATCGTAGCCCTGGCCACGCAGGGGATGGGCGGCGGTGAGACCGGCGAGCTGATCGGCAGGCACGTCCATGACCAGCTCGAACGCATCGACCTTGGCTGACTTGAAGACGCCTTCCGCAAGGTTCTTGGCGAGGACATAGGTCGCGCCAACCTTGGCCCAGTTGTTCTCCGGTGCTGCGGTGACGCGATAAAGCCCATAGGCGACCTTGTTGTGAAACGAGATCGCGCGATTGCCCGGCATCGTCCAGGGCGTCGTCGTCCAGATGACGATGGCGGCTCCAGCCAGCGGCCCCGTGCCGGACACCGGAAACGCCACGAACACCGTGTCGCTGACGTGCTCCTCGTATTCGACCTCGGCCTCGGCGAGCGCGGTCTTCTCGACCACCGACCACATCACCGGCTTGGAGCCGCGATAGAGCTGGCCGCTCTCGGCGAATTTCATGATCTCGCGGGCGATCTGCGCCTCGGCCGGATAGGCCATGGTCAAATAGGGATCGTCCCAGTCGCCCTCGACGCCCAGGCGCTTGAACTCCTCGCGCTGGACCGAGACCCAGTGCTCGGCGAAGGCGCGGCATTCCTTGCGGAATTCGACGACCGGCACGTCGTCCTTGTTCAGCCCCTTGGCGCGGTACTGCTCCTCGATCTTCCACT contains:
- the lspA gene encoding signal peptidase II codes for the protein MNAARRLGVAVVLVVFLADQALKLWLLFGLRLAETGPFAVTPFMNIVLAWNRGISYGLFQQGTDIGRWALVVVSFVAAIWLWRWMWREQRPLTVVSLALVIGGALGNGLDRAVYGAVVDFVHLHWGGFSWYIFNIADAAIVVGVAGLLYESFRPGAEKTA
- the ileS gene encoding isoleucine--tRNA ligase, with translation MTDKTPEKAETVDYSQTLFLPLTEFPMRAGLPQREPELLARWAKMDLYRKLREAGKGRDRFVLHDGPPYANGNIHIGHALNKVLKDLVTRSQQMLGHDSNYVPGWDCHGLPIEWKIEEQYRAKGLNKDDVPVVEFRKECRAFAEHWVSVQREEFKRLGVEGDWDDPYLTMAYPAEAQIAREIMKFAESGQLYRGSKPVMWSVVEKTALAEAEVEYEEHVSDTVFVAFPVSGTGPLAGAAIVIWTTTPWTMPGNRAISFHNKVAYGLYRVTAAPENNWAKVGATYVLAKNLAEGVFKSAKVDAFELVMDVPADQLAGLTAAHPLRGQGYDFDVPLLDGDHVTDEAGTGFVHTAPSHGREDFDVWMANGQMLARRGIDTRIPYTVDADGRFTKEAPGFEGAQVITETGSKGDANDVVIKALAASGNLVARGRLKHQYPHSWRSKKPVIFRNTPQWFIAMDKGVDTLGNRTLREVALGAIKETEWVPAAGENRINGMIANRPDWVVSRQRAWGVPITVFVEKETKDILVDAKVNAAIAEAFELEGADAWFTDTDGARFLKPFGYDPAAYERVTDVLDVWFDSGSTHAFTLEKRADLRARRRGDGGNDRVMYLEGSDQHRGWFHSSLLESCGTRGRAPYDIVLTHGFCLDERGEKMSKSKGNVTAPQDIIKDSGADILRLWVAAADYSDDLRIGKEILKTFVETYRKLRNTQRWMLGTLAHFSEDIRVPDPQTMPELERLMLHRLAELGPQVEEAYRTYDYKKVVTLLSQFMNTELSAFYFDVRKDALYCDPLSSHVRKSALTVVDHLFRCLTTWLAPILVFTAEEAWLERYPEQKALDGSVHLELFAKAPADWLDPELAERWSKIRKVRRVVTGALELERAAKRLGSSLEAAPQVFVTDADLGAALSGVDLAEIGITSGIRIESTEGPAEAFRLAEVPGVAVVPHRAAGIKCARSWKYFDPATADAAYPAVTPRDAKALRELGRGAP